GTCTCAGTTAAAGTACCGATTTGGTTCACTTTTACTAAAATTGAATTTGCAATTCCTTTCTCAATTCCAGTTGACAAACGCTCAACATTAGTAACGAATAAATCATCTCCTACTAACTGAACTTTATGTCCGATTTTTTCAGTCAAATATTTCCATCCATTCCAGTCATCTTCGTACATACCATCTTCGATAGAAATAATTGGATATTTAGCAGCAAGTTCAGCTAAATAATCAGCTTGCTCTTCAGAAGTTCTGATTTTTCCAGTTTCACCTTCAAATTTAGTATAATCGTATTTACCGTTTACATAAAATTCAGAAGCAGCACAGTCAAGAGCAATCATAATTTCGTCACCGAAAGTATATCCAGCTTTTTCAACTGCAAGTTTAATAGTATCCAAAGCATCTTCAGTACCACCAGCCAAGTTTGGTGCAAAACCACCTTCATCACCTACAGCAGTACTTAAACCTCTGTCATGTAATACTTTTTTCAAGCTGTGAAAAATCTCAGTTCCCATTTGCATAGCATGTGTAAATGAAGTCGCCTTTACAGGGAAAATCATAAACTCTTGAAAAGCAATCGGTGCATCAGAGTGAGAACCACCATTGATGATATTCATCATTGGAACAGGCAATGTATTTGCAGAAACTCCACCAACATATCTGTATAATGGTAATCCAAGTTCATTTGCAGCAGCTTTTGCAGCAGCCAAAGAAACTCCTAAAATAGCATTAGCTCCTAATTTAGATTTGTTTGGTGTTCCGTCTAAATCAATCATTAATTGATCAATTGTGTTTTGTTCGAAAACAGAAGTTCCAACTAATTCTTCAGCAATAACAGTATTTACATTATTCACTGCATTCAAAACTCCTTTTCCTAAGAACGCTTTTCCTCCGTCACGTAATTCAACAGCCTCATGTTCTCCAGTTGAAGCTCCAGATGGAACAGCAGCTCTTCCTAAAACTCCATTTTCAGTTACTACATCAACTTCAATAGTAGGATTACCTCTAGAATCAAAAATTTGTCTTGCGTGAACTTTAATTATAATACTCATTATTTTTGTTTTTTATTAATAAATTATATTTTTTTTTCGAAATTATAAAATTATTTGATAGTAAAAACGTATTATCACTATTAAACACCTTTATTTATTAACTACATCGTTTTAGCAGTAGCAAGTTTTATATTCTCTACAAACTCATCAAACAAATAAGAAGAATCATGTGGTCCAGGACTAGCTTCCGGATGGTATTGTACTGAAAAACAATTCTTATTTTTCATACGCATTCCCGCAACAGTTCCATCATTTAAATGTAAATGTGTTATTTCTAATTCTGGATGATTATCTAGTTGTTCTTTGTTAACAGCGAATCCATGATTTTGAGAAGTAATTTCACCTTTACCAGTTAATATATTTTTAACCGGATGATTTATCCCTCTGTGTCCATTAAACATTTTATAAGTTTGAACTCCATTTGCAAGAGCAATTACTTGGTGTCCCAAACAAATACCGAATAACGGCTTATCATTTGCTAAAATTTCTTTTGCAACTTCAATAGCTCCAAAAAGAGGATCTGGATCTCCAGGTCCGTTAGACAAGAAATATCCATCAGGATTAAACTCTGCTAAATCTTTATAAGTTGAATTATAAGGAAACACTTTAATATAACAATCTCTTTTCGCTAGATTTCTCAAAATGTTCTTTTTGATTCCAAGATCTAAAGCAGAAACCTTATATGTAGCGTTTTCATCACCAAAAAAATAAGGCTCAGTAGTTGAGACTTTCGATGCCAACTCCAAACCTTCCATATTTGGCACATTAGCCAATTCCTTTTTTAAATCTTCAATCGAAGTTCCGTCTGTACAAATAACAGCATTCATTGCTCCATTGTCACGAATGTAACTTACCAAAGCTCTTGTATCAACATCTGAAATACAAATTAAGTTTTGCTTTGTAAAATAATCTTCTAAACTTCCGGAAGCATCTTCTCTTGAATAATTAAAACTAAAGTTTTTACAAACTAAACCTGCAATTTTAATGCTATCAGATTCTATTTCCAAATCATTAACACCATAGTTTCCAATGTGAGCATTAGTAGCTACCATTATTTGCCCAAAGTAAGATGGATCTGTAAAAATCTCTTGGTATCCAGTCATTCCAGTGTTAAAACAAACCTCTCCAAATGTCTTACCACTTATACCGATAGATTTTCCATGAAAAATGGTTCCGTCGCTTAATAGTAAAATGGCGCTTTGTCGTGTAGTGTATTTCATTCTTTAATTGTATTGTTTTTTTTTGAATTGTCTACTAAAATATTCACTAAGGAGTATTTTACTTGTAATTAGATATTTTGCAAATTTACTTTTTTAAAAGAGTGCTTCCAAGATTTTTTAAAAATTTCATTCTTAAAAATAAAACCAAGAGAATAAAATAAGTTAAAATCTACACACTTTTAAAAAATTTCAAAAAAAAAGGATAAACTAAAAATTAGTTTATCCTTGATTTTTATAGAATCATTACTTTCATAATTATTCAGAAGCTTCAGTAGTCGTTTCTGACTCAGCAGCTGGAGCTTCAGTAGTTTCCTCAGCTTTTTTTGCTTTACCACCACGACGGCTTTTTGCTTTTTTAACTTCTTTTTTACCACCATTGTAAAGTTCATTGAAATCTACAAGTTCGATCATTGCCATATCAGCATTATCTCCCAAACGATTTCCAACTTTAATGATACGAGTGTATCCACCTGGACGGTCTCCAACTTTAGCAGCTACGTCTCTGAATAAATCAGTTACCGCATATTTACTACGTAAGTAAGCAAAAACGATACGACGATTGTGAGTAGTATCTTCTTTTGATTTTGTGATTAAAGGCTCAACGAATTGTTTAAGCGCTTTAGCCTTAGCAACAGTAGTGTTAATACGTTTGTGCTCAATAAGAGAACAAGCCATATTAGCTAACATAGCTTTTCTATGTCCAGTCTGTCTGCTTAAGTGATTGAATTTTTTTCCGTGTCTCATTGCTATTTTAAATTTAATCCCGCAAGCGGGATTGAATTATTCTTTATCTAATTTGTATTTAGCTAAGTCCATTCCGAAAGTTAAATTTTTAACCGCTACAAGTTCATCTAGCTCAGTTAAAGATTTTTTACCAAAATTACGGAATTTCATTAGGTCATTTTTATTGAACGATACTAAATCACCAAGTGTATCAACTTCAGCCGCTTTCAAGCAATTTAATGCTCTCACAGATAAATCCATATCAACAAGCTTAGTTTTAAGCAATTGTCTCATATGCAATGACTCTTCATCATACGATTCTGTTTGTGCAATTTCGTCAGCCTCGAGTGTAATTCTTTCGTCAGAAAATAACATGAAGTGGTGAATTAAAACTTTAGCAGCTTCAGTAAGAGCATCTTTTGGATTAATAGAACCATCAGTTTTAATTTCAAAAACTAATTTTTCGTAATCTGTTTTTTGCTCAACACGGAAGTTTTCAATCGCATATTTTACATTTTTTACCGGAGTAAAAATTGAATCTGTAAAAATAGTACCAATTGCAGCGTTCTGTTTTTTGTTCTCCTCAGCAGGAACATATCCTCTACCTTTTTCGATTGTTAAATCGAAGTTCAATTTGATTTTAGAATCTAAATTACAGATAACAAGGTCTGGATTCAAAACTTGGAAACCTGAAATAAATTTTTGAAAATCACCTGCTGTTAGTTGATCTTTACCAGAAACAGAAATTGTAACTGCTTCATTATCGATATCTTCAATTTGACGTTTGAAACGAACTTGTTTTAGATTAAGGATAATTTCGGTAACATCTTCAACAACACCTGAAATAGTAGAAAACTCATGATCTACACCTTCGATACGAACAGATGTAATTGCATAACCTTCTAATGCTGAAAGCAAAACTCTTCTAAGTGCATTACCAACTGTCAATCCATAACCAGGTTCTAAAGGTCTAAATTCGAATTTACCTTCAAAATCGGTTGAATCGATCATGATAACTTTATCGGGCTTTTGAAAATTAAATATTGCCATAAATTTCGACTAAGTCAATTATTATTTGTTGTACAACTCTACGATTAATTGTTCTTTAATGTTTTCTGGAATCTGAAGTCTTGCAGGTACAGAAACAAAAGTTCCTTCTTTAAGATCATTATTCCAAGTAATCCATTCATAAACATGACTTGAATTTGATAAAGAACGTTCGATAGCTTCTAAAGATTTAGATTTTTCACGAACTGCAACTTTATCACCAGGTTTAAGGTGGTAAGAAGCGATATTTACAACCTCACCATTTACAGTAACGTGTCTGTGAGAAACTAATTGTCTAGCACCTCTTCTAGAAGGAGCAATACCCATTCTAAAAACAACGTTATCTAATCTTGCTTCGCATAATTGTAAAAGAACTTCACCAGTAACACCTTTAGTAGCTGATGCTTTTTTGAATAAATTTCTGAATTGTTTTTCTAAAATTCCGTAAGAATATTTAGCTTTTTGCTTTTCCATTAACTGAACAGCGTACTCAGATTTTTTTCCTCTTTTTTTAGCCATCCCGTGTTGTCCAGGTGGGTAATTTCTTTTTTCGAAAGATTTATCATCTCCGAAGATTGCCTCGCCAAATTTACGAGCAATTCTAGTTTTTGGACCAGTATATCTTGCCATTTCTAAAAAATTAAATTTAAGGTAGAGATTATGAATTCAGGTCAAATCCTTCGATAATCTATATTCTACCTTGTTTATACTATGAATAAATAAAATTAAACTCTACGTCTTTTTGGAGGACGACATCCGTTGTGAGGCATTGGAGTAACATCGATAATCTCTGTAACTTCAATTCCACCATTATGAATAGAACGAATAGCAGACTCACGTCCGTTTCCTGGTCCTTTTACATAAACTTTCACTTTTTTAAGTCCAGCCTCAAGAGCTACTTTACTACAATCTTCTGCTGCCATTTGGGCTGCGTATGGAGTATTCTTTTTAGAACCTCTAAAACCCATTTTACCAGCTGAAGACCAAGAAATAACTTCACCTTTTTTGTTTGTCAAAGAAATGATGATGTTATTGAAG
This genomic window from Flavobacterium sp. 9 contains:
- the eno gene encoding phosphopyruvate hydratase; amino-acid sequence: MSIIIKVHARQIFDSRGNPTIEVDVVTENGVLGRAAVPSGASTGEHEAVELRDGGKAFLGKGVLNAVNNVNTVIAEELVGTSVFEQNTIDQLMIDLDGTPNKSKLGANAILGVSLAAAKAAANELGLPLYRYVGGVSANTLPVPMMNIINGGSHSDAPIAFQEFMIFPVKATSFTHAMQMGTEIFHSLKKVLHDRGLSTAVGDEGGFAPNLAGGTEDALDTIKLAVEKAGYTFGDEIMIALDCAASEFYVNGKYDYTKFEGETGKIRTSEEQADYLAELAAKYPIISIEDGMYEDDWNGWKYLTEKIGHKVQLVGDDLFVTNVERLSTGIEKGIANSILVKVNQIGTLTETIAAVNMAKNAGYTSVMSHRSGETEDNTIADLAVALNCGQIKTGSASRSDRMAKYNQLLRIEEELGSTAYFPGLNAFKIK
- the carA gene encoding glutamine-hydrolyzing carbamoyl-phosphate synthase small subunit codes for the protein MKYTTRQSAILLLSDGTIFHGKSIGISGKTFGEVCFNTGMTGYQEIFTDPSYFGQIMVATNAHIGNYGVNDLEIESDSIKIAGLVCKNFSFNYSREDASGSLEDYFTKQNLICISDVDTRALVSYIRDNGAMNAVICTDGTSIEDLKKELANVPNMEGLELASKVSTTEPYFFGDENATYKVSALDLGIKKNILRNLAKRDCYIKVFPYNSTYKDLAEFNPDGYFLSNGPGDPDPLFGAIEVAKEILANDKPLFGICLGHQVIALANGVQTYKMFNGHRGINHPVKNILTGKGEITSQNHGFAVNKEQLDNHPELEITHLHLNDGTVAGMRMKNKNCFSVQYHPEASPGPHDSSYLFDEFVENIKLATAKTM
- the rplQ gene encoding 50S ribosomal protein L17; amino-acid sequence: MRHGKKFNHLSRQTGHRKAMLANMACSLIEHKRINTTVAKAKALKQFVEPLITKSKEDTTHNRRIVFAYLRSKYAVTDLFRDVAAKVGDRPGGYTRIIKVGNRLGDNADMAMIELVDFNELYNGGKKEVKKAKSRRGGKAKKAEETTEAPAAESETTTEASE
- a CDS encoding DNA-directed RNA polymerase subunit alpha; this encodes MAIFNFQKPDKVIMIDSTDFEGKFEFRPLEPGYGLTVGNALRRVLLSALEGYAITSVRIEGVDHEFSTISGVVEDVTEIILNLKQVRFKRQIEDIDNEAVTISVSGKDQLTAGDFQKFISGFQVLNPDLVICNLDSKIKLNFDLTIEKGRGYVPAEENKKQNAAIGTIFTDSIFTPVKNVKYAIENFRVEQKTDYEKLVFEIKTDGSINPKDALTEAAKVLIHHFMLFSDERITLEADEIAQTESYDEESLHMRQLLKTKLVDMDLSVRALNCLKAAEVDTLGDLVSFNKNDLMKFRNFGKKSLTELDELVAVKNLTFGMDLAKYKLDKE
- the rpsD gene encoding 30S ribosomal protein S4, which encodes MARYTGPKTRIARKFGEAIFGDDKSFEKRNYPPGQHGMAKKRGKKSEYAVQLMEKQKAKYSYGILEKQFRNLFKKASATKGVTGEVLLQLCEARLDNVVFRMGIAPSRRGARQLVSHRHVTVNGEVVNIASYHLKPGDKVAVREKSKSLEAIERSLSNSSHVYEWITWNNDLKEGTFVSVPARLQIPENIKEQLIVELYNK
- the rpsK gene encoding 30S ribosomal protein S11 produces the protein MAKATAKKRKVIVESTGEAHISATFNNIIISLTNKKGEVISWSSAGKMGFRGSKKNTPYAAQMAAEDCSKVALEAGLKKVKVYVKGPGNGRESAIRSIHNGGIEVTEIIDVTPMPHNGCRPPKRRRV